A portion of the Juglans microcarpa x Juglans regia isolate MS1-56 chromosome 1D, Jm3101_v1.0, whole genome shotgun sequence genome contains these proteins:
- the LOC121259658 gene encoding putative receptor-like protein kinase At1g72540 encodes MAFKKITLKSILPGCFKAKNPTSEPNLPVSKQISFRRLWLSDLSNSSSFISDLSSSLVGSNLHIFTLKELTVITQNHSKSNYLGEGGFGPVYKGFIDDKLRPGLEAQPVAVKVLDLDGKQGHREWLAEVVYLGQLRHTHLVNLIGYCCEDEHRLLVYEYMERGNLENQLFRSYSAALPWLTRIKIAIGTAKGLAFLHEEEAPVIYRDFKASNILLDSDFNAKLSDFGLATDGPEGEDTHVTTRVMGTEGYAAPEYIMTGHLTTMSDVFSYGVVLLELLTGRRSVDKNRPSREQNLAEWARPVLKDPNKLDRIMDPRLEGQYSTEGARKFALLAYQCLSQHPKSRPTMTNVVKTLEPLLDLNDNPIGPFVYIVPSAGEKESGALKNGREAETECEMTKEKHRQQRRKGHRHRHRIRSLRSRAVYSDTALYKTLGTSLYSPKPEQLDERA; translated from the exons ATGGCTTTCAAAAAGATCACATTGAAAAGCATCCTACCCGGTTGTTTCAAGGCCAAGAACCCAACCTCTGAGCCAAACCTTCcggtttccaaacaaatttctTTCCGGAGGCTATGGCTCTCGGATTTAAGTAACTCCTCCTCTTTCATAAGTGATCTATCGAGTTCTCTTGTTGGATCAAATCTGCATATTTTTACTCTCAAGGAGCTCACAGTTATTACGCAGAACCATTCAAAGAGTAATTATCTTGGTGAAGGTGGGTTTGGACCTGTATATAAGGGGTTCATTGATGACAAGCTAAGGCCTGGGTTGGAAGCTCAACCCGTGGCTGTCAAGGTCTTAGACTTGGATGGCAAACAAGGCCACAGGGAGTGGCTG GCTGAAGTAGTATATCTTGGGCAATTAAGGCACACCCATCTTGTGAATTTGATCGGATACTGCTGCGAGGATGAGCACCGGCTACTCGTGTATGAGTACATGGAGCGTGGCAACTTAGAGAACCAACTATTTAGAA GTTATTCTGCAGCCTTGCCTTGGTTAACAAGAATAAAGATTGCCATTGGAACCGCGAAAGGCCTTGCTTTCCTCCACGAAGAAGAAGCACCAGTCATATATCGGGATTTTAAAGCTTCAAACATCTTATTAGACTCT GATTTCAACGCTAAACTCTCTGATTTTGGGCTTGCAACGGATGGACCAGAAGGGGAGGACACTCATGTCACAACTCGTGTCATGGGCACCGAGGGCTATGCAGCTCCTGAATACATTATGACAG GTCATTTGACGACTATGAGCGATGTATTTAGCTATGGAGTGGTTCTTTTAGAGCTACTAACAGGTAGACGATCCGTGGACAAGAATCGACCGAGTAGAGAGCAGAATTTGGCAGAATGGGCAAGGCCTGTTTTGAAGGACCCCAATAAACTAGACAGAATAATGGACCCCAGGCTTGAAGGGCAGTACTCGACAGAAGGGGCTAGGAAGTTTGCGTTATTGGCTTACCAATGCCTGAGCCAGCACCCCAAATCAAGACCCACAATGACCAATGTGGTCAAGACCTTAGAGCCTCTCTTGGACTTGAATGATAACCCGATTGGACCCTTTGTGTATATTGTACCAAGtgcaggagaaaaagaaagtggtGCACTGAAGAATGGACGAGAAGCTGAAACTGAATGTGAGATGACAAAAGAGAAGCACCGTCAGCAGCGCCGAAAAGGTCATAGGCATAGACATCGGATCAGGTCATTGAGGTCTCGCGCTGTCTATTCTGATACTGCTTTGTATAAAACTCTTGGGACTAGTTTGTACTCTCCCAAACCAGAGCAATTGGACGAACGGGCATAG
- the LOC121257920 gene encoding exportin-T-like: MDDLEKAVLILFDVSGSIDDGLKKKAKDYCDEIKDKSSICSICLKKLCFSSIVEVRFWCLQTLQDVIRIHYASMSPEEKFFVRKSVFSMACSEPIDDENVAGVLEGPAYIKNKLAQVLVTLIYFEYPLIWSSVFTDFLPHLSKGAVVIDMFCRVLSALDDELISLDYTRTSEEMAAAGRIKDAMRQQCVAQIVRAWYDIVSLYRNSDEELCTSVLESMRRYISWIDIGLIANDAFIPLLFDLILVSEQLRGAAAACLLAVVYKGMEPQSKLSLLQSLQISRVFGLVAEDGDSEFISSIAALLSGYAAEVLECFKRLNSEEAKGVSMELLNEVLPSVFYVMQNCEFDATFSIVQFLSAYVGTMKSLSPLREKQLLHVGQILEVIRTHIRYDPAYRHNLDILDKIGREEEDRVAEFRKDLLVLLRSVNRVAPDVTQIFIRNSLAGAVASSPDRNVEEVEAALYLFYALGESISDESIRTGSGLLSELVPMLLSTRFPCHSNRLVALVYLETVTRFMKFIQENSQYIPMVMAAFLDERGIHHPNINVSRRASYLFMRVVKLLKVKLVPFIETILQSLQDTVARFTSMEYAAKDLPGSEDGSHIFEAIGLLIGMEDVPLEKQSDYLSALLTPLCQQVDTLLKHAKLSSSEEAPAKAGIIQQIIMAINSLSKGFSERLVTASRPAIGLMFKQTLDVLLQVLVVFPKVEPLRSKVTSFLHRMVETLGASVFPYLPKALEQLLVESEPKEMASFLLLLNQLICKFNTLFRDILEEVFPAIAGRIFNVIRTDAFPSGPGTNTEEVRELQDLQRTLYTFLHVIATHNLSSVFLSPKSRGYLDPMMQLLLYTSCNHSDILVRKACVQIFITLIKDWCSRPSGEEKVPGFQKFIIEAFATNCCLYSLLDKSFEFRDANTLVLFGEIVLAQKVMYEKFGDEFLIHFVSKAFAAAHCPQDLAAQYCQKLQGSDIKALKSFYRSLIESLRMQQNGSLVFR, translated from the exons ATGGATGATTTGGAGAAGGCTGTACTTATACTGTTCGATGTATCGGGTAGCATCGATGACGGATTGAAAAAGAAGGCCAAGGATTACTGCGATGAAATCAAGGATAAGTCTTCGATTTGTagtatttgtttaaaaaaattgtgcttCTCAAGCATAGTCGAGGTCCGATTTTGGTGTTTGCAGACTCTTCAAGACGTTATTCGGATCCACTACGCGTCAATGAGTCCTGAGGAGAAGTTTTTCGTTAGGAAATCAGTATTTTCGATGGCGTGTTCAGAGCCTATCGACGATGAGAATGTTGCTGGGGTATTAGAGGGTCCTGCATATATAAAGAACAAGCTTGCTCAGGTTTTGGTTACTTTGATTTATTTTGAGTACCCGTTAATTTGGTCCTCCGTCTTTACTGATTTTTTGCCTCATCTGAGCAAAGGGGCCGTTGTAATCGATATGTTTTGTCGGGTTTTGAGTGCGTTAGATGATGAATTGATTAGTTTGGACTATACGCGAACTTCCGAAGAGATGGCAGCTGCGGGTCGAATTAAGGATGCAATGAGGCAGCAGTGTGTGGCACAGATAGTGAGAGCTTGGTACGACATTGTCTCATTGTATAGAAATTCTGATGAGGAACTCTGTACTAGCGTATTAGAGTCTATGAGGAGATATATTTCTTGGATTGATATTGGTTTGATTGCAAATGATGCGTTTATCCCACTATTGTTTGACTTAATTTTGGTATCGGAACAATTACGTGGTGCCGCAGCTGCGTGTCTGTTGGCTGTGGTTTATAAGGGGATGGAACCGCAGTCAAAATTGTCACTGTTGCAGAGTCTTCAAATAAGTCGGGTTTTTGGGTTGGTGGCTGAAGATGGGGATTCGGAATTCATTTCGAGCATAGCTGCATTGCTTAGTGGGTATGCAGCGGAAGTTCTAGAATGTTTCAAACGGTTAAATTCTGAGGAAGCAAAGGGTGTTTCAATGGAGCTTTTGAATGAAGTCCTGCCCTCTGTTTTCTATGTGATGCAGAACTGTGAGTTTGATGCAACATTTAGCATAGTGCAATTTCTCTCGGCTTATGTTGGCACTATGAAAAGCCTTTCTCCTTTGAGGGAGAAGCAGCTGCTTCATGTTGGTCAGATATTAGAGGTGATCCGGACCCATATTCGCTACGATCCTGCTTACCGCCACAATCTTGATATATTGGATAAAATTGGGAGGGAGGAGGAAGATAGGGTGGCTGAGTTTAGGAAGGATTTGCTTGTGCTGCTTCGTAGTGTGAATCGCGTGGCTCCTGATGTCACTCAGATATTTATCAGGAACTCTTTAGCTGGTGCTGTTGCATCTTCACCTGACAGGAATGTTGAAGAGGTGGAAGCTGCACTCTATCTTTTCTATGCTCTAGGAGAGTCAATAAGTGATGAGTCAATCCGAACTGGAAGTGGACTTTTGAGTGAGTTGGTGCCAATGCTTTTATCTACAAGGTTTCCTTGCCATTCTAATAGGCTCGTTGCGCTTGTGTATCTTGAGACAGTAACAAGGTTTATGAAGTTCATTCAGGAAAATTCCCAATATATTCCTATGGTTATGGCTGCCTTTCTTGATGAAAGAGGTATACATCATCCAAACATCAATGTGAGCCGAAGGGCAAGTTATCTGTTCATGAGGGTTGTAAAATTGCTGAAAGTGAAGCTTGTGCCTTTTATAGAAACTATTTTGCAG AGCCTCCAAGATACAGTTGCTCGATTTACAAGTATGGAATATGCAGCAAAAGATCTTCCAGGATCTGAAGATGGCAGTCACATTTTCGAG GCAATTGGTTTATTGATTGGGATGGAAGATGTACCGCTGGAAAAGCAATCTGATTATCTCTCTGCTTTGCTCACTCCCCTTTGTCAACAG GTTGATACATTGCTCAAGCATGCAAAGTTATCATCTTCAGAAGAGGCTCCTGCAAAAGCTGGTATTATCCAGCAAATAATCATGGCAATTAACTCTTTGAGCAAG GGCTTCAGTGAGCGTCTCGTAACTGCTAGTCGCCCAGCAATTGGTCTCATGTTCAAGCAG ACGCTGGATGTTCTCCTCCAAGTTCTTGTTGTATTTCCAAAGGTAGAGCCTTTGCGGAGTAAG GTCACGTCTTTTTTACACCGCATGGTGGAGACTTTAGGTGCGTCTGTATTCCCGTACCTCCCAAAGGCATTGGAGCAATTACTTGTGGAAAGTGAG CCAAAGGAGATGGCCAGTTTTCTTTTGTTACTCAATCAACTTATATGCAAATTCAACACATTGTTCCGTGACATATTGGAAGAAGTATTTCCTGCTATTGCTGGTAGGATATTTAATGTTATCCGAACAGATGCATTTCCTTCAGGACCTGGAACCAATACTGAG GAAGTCCGTGAATTGCAAGATCTTCAAAGAACATTGTATACATTTCTGCACGTGATAGCTACACATAATCTTTCTTCCGTTTTTCTTTCCCCCAAGAGTAGGGGCTACTTGGATCCAATGATGCAGCTGCTATTGTACACTTCTTGTAATCATAGTGATATTCTTGTAAGAAAG GCTTGTGTTCAGATATTTATTACATTAATCAAAGACTGGTGTAGCAGGCCTTCTGGTGAAGAAAAG gTTCCTGGTttccaaaaatttataattgagGCCTTTGCAACAAATTGTTGTCTGTATAGCCTGCTTGACAAATCCTTTGAGTTTCGGGATGCAAATACT CTTGTTTTGTTTGGAGAAATCGTGCTCGCGCAGAAGGTCATGTATGAAAAATTTGGAGACGAGTTTCTCATTCATTTTGTATCAAAAGCTTTTGCAGCTGCACATTGCCCTCAAGATTTGGCAGCTCAATACTGTCAGAAGTTGCAG GGTAGTGATATCAAGGCATTGAAATCATTCTACCGGTCACTCATTGAAAGTTTAAGAATGCAACAGAATGGAAGCCTTGTTTTCAGATAG
- the LOC121261401 gene encoding transcription initiation factor TFIID subunit 9 yields MAEGDEDLPRDAKIVKSLLKSMGVEDYEPRVVHQFLELWYRYVVDILTDAQVYSEHAGKPAIDCDDIKLAIQSKVNFSFSQPPPREVLLELARNRNKIPLPRSIAGPGIPLPPEQDTLISPNYQLAIPKKQSSPAVVETEEDEEGVDPNPSQEQRTEVPQHTPQRVSFPLTKRPK; encoded by the exons ATGGCTGAGGGAGATGAGGACCTGCCGAGGGATGCTAAGATTGTGAAGTCACTGCTCAAATCAATGGGTGTTGAGGACTATGAACCTCGTGTTGTACACCAATTTTTGGAACTCTGGTATCGATATGTAGTTGATATATTGACAGATGCACAGGTATACTCGGAGCATGCTGGTAAGCCTGCGATAGACTGTGATGATATCAAGCTTGCTATTCAGTCAAAAGTGAATTTTAGCTTTTCTCAACCACCACCACGAGAG GTCCTACTAGAACTGGCTCGGAACCGGAACAAAATACCATTGCCAAGGTCAATAGCTGGGCCTGGTATTCCTCTCCCACCGGAACAGGACACATTGATCAGCCCCAACTACCAACTTGCAATCCCGAAGAAGCAATCTTCCCCAGCAGTTGTAGAAACAGAGGAGGACGAGGAGGGTGTTGATCCCAATCCCTCGCAAGAACAGAGGACAGAGGTGCCACAGCATACTCCTCAAAGAGTGTCCTTTCCCCTCACAAAACGTCCCAAGTGA
- the LOC121258372 gene encoding probable GTP diphosphokinase RSH2, chloroplastic, which yields MPVPTIALYASPPSSVCSAPHPCQINAHASYDFELSSRSSSSASSSPSTTHKPVIGGLSCLFSSPSVRSSSSFSGGGCGEELSSKWHDRGEELKELSNSYCYMPIKFAGSYLKKDLSPVSVFQGPVSCGSSVVGSARSPPTSFHSGLFNGFVRNALGSCVDYDSPHFEVRSDEFNLGLAEELTFNIEMEGNSEPYVKELLLGAQLRHKIFREDFVVKAFYEAEKAHRGQIRASGDPYLQHCVETAVLLALIGANSTVVAAGLLHDTLDDSFISYDYICGMFGAGVADLVRGVSKLSHLSKLARDNNTASKTVEADRLHTMFLAMADARAVLIKLADRLHNMMTLDALPPAKQQRFAKETLEIFAPLANRLGIFTWKEQLENMCFKHLNPDQYKELSSKLVDSFDEAMITAAIGKLERALEVKAISYHDVCGRHKSLYSIYRKMLKKKLTMDEIHDIHGLRLIVDNEEDCHKALRVVHQLWSAVPGKLKDYISRPKFNGYQSLHTVVMGEGMVPLEVQIRTREMDLQAEFGFAAHWRYKEGDCKYSSFVLQMVEWARWIVTWQCEAMSKYRSSIAYADSTRPPCSFPIHSDDCPFSYKPHCGHDGPVFVIMIENDKMSVQEFPANSTIKDLLESAGRGSSRWTLYGFPLKEELRPRLNHQPVSDPTCKLKMGDVVELTPAIPNESLTEYREEIQRMYNGGLTVFSTELAASSMVGPRS from the exons ATGCCGGTTCCAACCATAGCTCTATACGCGAGCCCACCGAGCAGCGTGTGCTCCGCACCGCATCCATGCCAGATCAACGCGCACGCGTCTTACGATTTCGAGTTGAGCAGTCGATCTTCCTCTTCGGCTTCATCCTCACCGTCAACTACGCACAAGCCCGTAATCGGCGGCCTGTCGTGCCTCTTTTCCTCGCCCTCTGTGCGGTCGTCTTCTAGCTTCTCGGGTGGTGGCTGCGGCGAGGAATTGAGTTCTAAGTGGCACGACAGAGGCGAAGAATTGAAGGAACTGAGCAACTCGTACTGCTATATGCCAATTAAGTTTGCTGGGTCGTATTTAAAGAAGGATTTGAGCCCAGTTTCGGTGTTTCAGGGTCCGGTTTCATGCGGTAGTAGTGTGGTAGGTTCGGCTAGAAGCCCCCCGACGAGTTTCCATAGTGGTTTGTTTAATGGGTTTGTAAGGAATGCTCTGGGTTCGTGCGTAGATTACGACTCACCGCATTTCGAGGTCCGTAGCGATGAATTTAACCTGGGTCTTGCGGAAGAACTGACATTCAATATAGAGATGGAGGGGAACTCTGAGCCATACGTCAAGGAATTGCTGTTGGGTGCCCAATTGAGGCATAAGATATTTCGCGAGGATTTTGTGGTTAAGGCTTTTTATGAAGCCGAGAAAGCTCACAGGGGGCAg ATCCGTGCCAGCGGTGATCCGTATTTGCAGCATTGCGTAGAGACGGCAGTGCTGCTCGCGCTGATAGGTGCTAATTCAACGGTGGTTGCTGCGGGGCTTTTGCATGACACACTTGATGATTCTTTTATAAGCTATGACTATATTTGTGGAATGTTTGGAGCTGGGGTTGCCGATTTGGTCCGAGGG GTGTCCAAGCTAAGTCACTTGAGCAAGCTTGCACGTGACAACAATACAGCAAGTAAAACAGTTGAGGCTGATCGCTTGCATACCATGTTCCTCGCGATGGCTGATGCCAGGGCTGTCCTCATTAAATTGGCAGATCGATTGCATAATATGATGACACTTGATGCATTGCCTCCGGCCAAGCAACAGAGGTTCGCTAAGGAGACCTTGGAGATTTTTGCACCCTTGGCTAATCGTTTAGGAATCTTTACTTGGAAGGAGCAGCTagaaaatatgtgttttaaacaTCTTAACCCTGACCAGTACAAAGAACTGTCTTCTAAGCTGGTTGACTCGTTTGATGAGGCAATGATCACTGCTGCTATAGGGAAATTAGAACGAGCTCTGGAGGTTAAAGCCATTTCTTACCATGATGTTTGTGGGCGGCATAAGAGCCTGTATAGCATTTACAGAAAAATGCTGAa AAAGAAGCTAACCATGGATGAAATTCATGATATTCATGGGTTACGGTTGATTGTTGACAATGAAGAAGACTGCCATAAAGCATTGAGAGTTGTTCACCAGTTATGGTCTGCGGTACCTGGAAAGCTTAAGGACTACATAAGTCGTCCAAAGTTTAATGG GTACCAATCTCTGCACACTGTGGTGATGGGTGAAGGGATGGTTCCACTCGAAGTTCAAATTCGGACAAGGGAGATGGATTTGCAGGCTGAATTTGGATTTGCAGCTCATTGGAGGTACAAAGAAGGTGACTGTAAATATTCTTCATTTGTGCTTCAGATGGTTGAGTGGGCTCGATGGATTGTCACCTGGCAGTGTGAGGCGATGAGTAAATATCGGTCATCCATTGCCTATGCTGATTCGACAAGGCCACCCTGCTCATTCCCTATACATTCTGATGATTGCCCGTTTTCATATAAGCCGCACTGTGGCCACGATGGGCCTGTGTTCGTGATCATGATTGAGAATGATAAg ATGTCGGTTCAGGAGTTTCCTGCGAACTCAACAATAAAGGATTTGTTGGAAAGTGCTGGACGAGGAAGCTCGAGATGGACCCTATATGGTTTCCCACTGAAGGAAGAATTGAGGCCAAGGCTGAACCATCAACCAGTGAGTGATCCCACGTGCAAGTTGAAGATGGGGGATGTGGTGGAGTTAACACCGGCCATACCCAACGAGTCTTTGACGGAGTACAGGGAGGAGATTCAGCGTATGTATAATGGTGGGCTGACTGTGTTTAGCACTGAGCTTGCTGCTAGCAGTATGGTTGGACCGAGAAGTTGA